CAGCTGCTTGGCCTGGGTTTTAAAGCCATACCCCTTGCTGCTGATTGCCAGAATTTCAGTTTCATCTTCCGCCACCAAGACCTGCTTGAAACCTACTCCACTTGCCGGAGAAAGTTTTGAACTGAGAGGCTCACCCAGTCCGCGTGCTGAGGGCAGACTGTTGATTGGCAAGGCATAGCTGCGTCCCGTTTCATCCAGTACATAGACCCGCTGATTGGATTTGCCTTGTGCATGGCTAAGATACTGGTCTCCGGCGCGATAGTTCAGCTTCTCGGCATCGACTTCATGACCTTTGGCACAGCGAATCCAGCCAGCCTCTGACAACACCACCGTCACTGGATCGGCAGGCAACATCTCCGATTCATCAATGGCGGCAGCTTCAGCCCGCTGTACGATCGGCGAACGGCGATCGTCCCCGAATTTTTTGGCATCCTCTTTCAGTTCAGAAATGATCAGGGTCTTTAAAGACTCCGGATTGGCCAGCTGTTCACGAATAACCGCGGCTTTGGCTTCCAGTTCTTCCTGTTCACGGCGTAGCTCCATTTCTTCAAGTTTGGCCAGATGACGCAATTTAAGCTCAAGAATGGCTTCAGCCTGAATCTCATCTATCTGAAAACGCGCCATCAGTACCGGTTTAGGCTGATCCTCTTCACGAATAATCTGAATCACTTCATCAATATTCAAATAAGCAATGATCAAGCCACCCAGGATATGCAGACGTTTTTCAATCTTGTTCAGATGATATTGTAAACGGCGGGTGACTGTCGTTTTACGGATTTCAATCCATTCCAGTAAAATACGGCGAATCGATTTTACCTGTGGACGGCCATCGGCACCGATCATGTTCATATTGACGCGATAACTGGATTCCAGATCAGTGGTGGCAAATAAATGGCTCATCACCGATTCAGCATCAATACGATTGGAACGTAGCACAATCACCAGACGCGTCGGATTTTCATGATCCGATTCATCACGCACATCGGTCACCAGCGGCAGTTTTTTTGCCTGCATCTGGTCAGCAATCTGGGTAATGATTTTAGAGCCGGATACCTGATAAGGCAGCTCGGTAATTACGATTTCATTTTTATCAATTGTATACACGGCGCGCATCCGGTAACTGCCACGACCGGTGGTCTGGATTTTAAGCAGTTCTGCTGGCGGGGTGATAATTTCCGCTTTGGTCGGCAGGTCAGGAGCAGGAATATATTCTGCAATTTTGACATCGGTCAGATTCGGATTACGAATTAAAGCGATGGTACCTTTTACCACTTCACGCAGGTTATGCGGCGGAATATCGGTGGCCATCCCCACTGCAATCCCGGTGGTGCCGTTAAGCAAAATATTTGGTACACGTGCAGGCAGATTGACCGGCTCTTTCATTGAACCATCAAAGTTGTCCTGCCAGTCACAAGTGCCCTGCCCCAGCTCGGATAACAGCAGCTCACTGTATTGTGACAGCTTGGCTTCAGTATAACGCATCGCAGCGAAAGACTTCGGATCATCCGCTGAACCCCAATTGCCCTGTCCTTCAATGAACGGATAGCGATAACTAAAAGGCTGAGCCATCAATACCATGGCTTCATAACAGGCTAAATCACCATGCGGATGATATTTCCCCAATACATCGCCCACGGTACGTGCAGACTTTTTTGGCTTGCTGGTCCATTTCAGTCCCAGCTCGCTCATAGCATAGACAATACGGCGCTGAACCGGTTTTAAACCATCACTAATATGGGGTAATGCACGGTCCATGATTACGTACATGGCATAGTTAAGATATGCCTGTTCAGTAAACTCTGCTACGGAACGGTTTTCTGTCGCATGATGCGCAAGGCTTGTCATAACAACCTATAGTCCTAAAATTCGTTTTTGTATCAATTAATGTTTCTTATGCTAAATCGCGGCTGTGAGCTGCACAAGGGCATCAGCCTACACAGCGCGACAAATCGTGTCTTATGGGCTAAAAATATCCATTTTGCAGGGTCTGAGCAACCAGAAATTCGTGTTGCTACAATCCCATGGATTCCAGTGTGCGGCCTTTGGTTTCTTCGCCGAGGATTAAAATCACCAAAGCCACCAGAATCAATACCCCGGTAAACATGGTAAATACATAACTGAAACCGCTTGGCATGGTCATTAAATGGGTTACTGCAAAGGGCGCCACAATACCGCCAAGACGGCCAATTGCCCCGGCCCAGCCTGAACCGAAAGCACGGATATTGGTAGGATACTGCTCTGGTGTATAGGTATAGAGCACTCCCCAGGCCCCCAGGTTAAAGAAGGACATCAAACAGCCCCAGACCACAATTTCAGTGACACTGCCGGACTGGCCAAAGAAATAAGCTGAAAGTGCACACATGCCGATAAAGCCCGCCAGCGTCAGTTTGCGCCCCAGTTTCTCCACCAGCCAGGCCGCCACCAGATAGCCGGGTAATTGGGCCAGAATCATGATCAGCACATATTCAAAAGACTGCACGATACTATAGCCTTCTTTGACCAGCAGACTCGGTAACCAGGTAAAAATACCGTAATAGGAAAAAATAATCCCGAACCAGATCAGCCAGAGCATCAGGGTCCGGCGGGCAAATATCCCTGACCACAATTGGCTAAAGGAAATATTCTGTTTTTCTGCCACCGGTTTGACCTCAAAGATTTCAATAACCTCGACCCCACATTGCGCTTCAATCTTTCTCACCAGTGCATGCGCTTCATCCAGACGGCCCCGATTGATCAAAAACGGAATGGACTCTGGTACCATTTTCCAGATCACAATCGCATACAGGGCCGGTATTCCACCAACCAGAAATGCGGTATGCCAGTCAAAAGTTGGAATTACGAAATAGGCAATCAGTGCGGCACACAACCAGCCCAGACCCCAAAAACTTTCCAGCAAGACAATAAACCGGCCACGCACATGCGCCGGAATATATTCACTGACCAAGGTCACGGCCACTGGAAGCTGCCCGCCCAGGCCCAATCCCACCACAAAACGGCAGACCAGCAACCAGGTCAGATTGGGGGCAAAAGCACAGGCCGCAGTTGCCAGACTGTAAACCACCAGAGTCCCGGCAAACACGGTTTTACGGCCCCAGCGATCTGCCAGGCCTCCTGAGCAGATCGCCCCAATTGCCATTCCCACAAAACCGATAGAAACCACCCAGCTTTTTTCATCCGCGCTCATCTGCCAGTCTTCTGCCATTTTGGCCAGAATAAAGGAGATTAGTCCGGTGTCCATAGCATCAAACATCCACCCCAGTCCAATCACCACGAGTAAGGTATAGTGAAATTTACCGATTGGTAGGCGTTGCAAGCGGGAAACTAAGTCCATAATCAATCTCTGTGCAGGTGAACGGAAACCACTGTTTTCCCAATAAAAGTAGGAGCGAGTTTATTTTTATACTCTGCATTAAAGCAGAAGCGAGCCGATCCGGCTCGCTACATCAAGAAAAACCGACAAAATCAAGAAGCGTCTTTGGAAGAAGCAGATTGCTCATCATTATCTTTATAAATGAATTTTGGCATTTCCAGTCCAAAATAAATGGCAATCAGGCGCAGGCTAAAACCAAAAATCAGGGTTGAAATGACGGTAACTTCCAGCGACATGCCGATATGGGTACAAAGCCAGTAGAAAATGACCGATACAAAGGAAATACTGGCATACAGTTCGCGACGGAACACCAGCGGCACATCATTACATAAAATATCGCGTAAAATACCGCCTGAAACTCCGGTCAATACACCGGCCACGGCGCTGACCACAAAGCCATGTCCCATTTCCAAAGCAATTTGACAGCCAATAATGGTAAAGCCAATCAGTCCCAGAGCATCTAAGATCAGGAAAATATTACGCAGATGACGCATCCATTTGGCGATCAGGATGGTCACAAAGGCCGCACAACAGGTCAGCACCAGATATTCAGGATGTTTCACCCAGGTCAGGGGATAATGCCCCAACAGCACATCACGGACTGAACCACCGCCAAGTGCCGTGACACAGGCAATCAGCATCACCCCAAACCAATCCATACTGCGTTGACCAGCGGACAATGCCCCGGTCATCGCTTCTGCGGTAATGGCAATAATATAGATTATGAGCAACAACATCGCCCTGCTTCCACCTGAGGCTTTGAGATGGCAGATATTCTAAGCTAAATCACTCGAAAAGTTATAGAAATTGCTCACAACATTGTTTAAGTTTTTTCCCTGAACCACAAATACAGGGCTGCTTCATGGTCAGCGTCTGCTCTAACGTCGGATCTAGAAAATACCAGCGTCCCGCCTGTTTAACAAAATGTGAAACTTCATGATGAACCTGGACCTGTTTGCCATCATGGAAATGGGCCTTAAATTCGACCAGCGCATGGCTTTTATCCAGTTTTTCATTGGTCTGTACAATGTCCAGCTGTAGCCACTGATTCGAGACACTCCAGTCACGAATGGCGGGAATATCCAAAGCCTGCTGTTGCCCTAAAGCAGTCGTAGACTGAATATAGTCAATCTGCTGTCTGGCAAAAGCACTATAGCGGGAACGCATCAGCTGTTCTGCCGTGATAGCCGCTTGCTGTCCTTTATGCAGCGGCTCACAACAGCTTTCATATTCACCCAATCCGCAAGGACATCCTGACATGTTCATTTCTCATAAAAAATAGCCCATTGAAGCGAGCTATTTTATCAAAGTTTCAATTCCAGATTTGCTGCCGAAGCCATTTAATCTGAACTTGGTACCTGAGGAATAATATGCACCTTCTCGATTTTATGGCCATCCATGGTCACCACCTCAAAGATATGACCATCGGCTGTAAATTTCTCGCCATTTTCTGGTAAACGTCCCATATGGAACAGGATATAACCAGATAAAGTCGAATATTCTTCCAGCTCATTCACCAGGTCACGGTCCAGAAGCAGCGAAACATGACGAATATCAATTGAACCTTCAAGTAACAGGCTGCCATCTTCCAGACTTTCTGCCGAGGCTTCCAGTGCATCTTCATCCGGGAATTCACCAGCAATTGCTTCCAGCACATCAATTGGCGTGGCGATCCCTTCAATAGAACCATACTCATTCAGGACCAGTGCCATTTGTAAGGGTGCCTGACGCAGTTGATCCATTACCATTAAAACCTGCACATTTTCATGCACGATGACTGGCTCTCGCAGATGCTTTTTAAAGTCAAGCAGGCCAGTTTCAATATATTCATTCAAGACTTTATGGGTCAGCACCACACCGGCGATATTGTCCAGCTCGCCATGTGCCACGATCAGACGCGAATGGCTCATGTTCAGCAGCTGGTTCTTGATGCTGTCCTCGCTTTCATTCAGATCGATCCATTCCAGTTCAGGACGTGGAGTCATGACCGACTTGACCGGACGCTCGGATAATCCCAATACGCCCTGCACCATCACGCTGTGATAGACGCTGTTTTCGCTATCAAAAACCTCATCGGCAAATGCACGGGTCGCCAGCACATCTTCAGGCTCAGGATGATCTGTATCTTTGGCCGGTTTTCCGCCCAGCATCCGCATCACGGCTGAAGCCGTACGATAACGCAGGTCAGTCGTTGTCACCATTTTTTCCTGGTTACGTCGCATGGTCTGGTTGACAAATTCCACGATAACCGAGAAGCCAATCGCCGCATACAGATAGCCTTTTGGAATATGGAAACCAAAACCTTCGACCACCAGCGAAAAACCGATCATCATCAGGAAACCCAGACACAGAATGACCACGGTTGGATGTTTATTGACGAAATCCATCAGGGCTTTGGAAGCCCACAACATAATGCCCACCGCGATAACCACCGCAATCATCATAATAGACAGATGATCAACCATGCCGACTGCGGTAATGACACTGTCGAGCGAGAACACGGCATCCAGCACCACAATCTGTACGATGACCATCCAGAAGACTGCATGTACCGGATTTTCTTCTTTCACATGCGGTTTGGATTCAATCCGCTCATGTAACTCCATGGTGCCTTTAAACAGCAGGAACACCCCACCAAACAGTAAGATCAGGTCACGTCCTGAAAATGGATGTTCCAGAATATGGAACAGCGGTTCGGTTAAAGTCACCACCCAGGCAATTGAGGCCAGCAGCACCAGACGCATTAACAAGGCCAGCATCAAGCCGACGATACGGGCGGTATTCCGTTGCTCTGGCGGCAATTTTTCCGCCAGAATGGCAATAAAAACGAGGTTATCAATCCCGAGAACAATCTCAAGAACAACCAGGGTGAGCAAGCCTACCCACGCAGACGGGTCTGACATCCATTCAAAAATCATGGGTGAACCTCCTGAAGATCAGTGAGTCCCTGTGTGCTGATGCCAAACTGCGGTTCAGCTTGATTATTCTGTGTTGTGTTATGGCGATAAATCTGCTTAAAGCGCCAACTTCGACTACCCATGTAAGTTCTATTGTTGTGAAACAGATTTTCAGTATAGCAAGATCAATCTGAATTTCATCAGTTTTCATGCAAGCTACACAGATTCGGAGCGAATCACGCCCAGATCAACCAGCGACTGATGGAATTGTCATATTTTTTTATTAAGTTGCAGCCGCCAGAGAAAAAAATGATAAGGTGAAGAAAATAAATGCAAAGTGTAAAAGAAATGACCGATTATTTTAAAGATAACTCCCCCAAAACAACGCGTCCTCTGGTCGCCCTTTATTGTGGTTCTCGTGCCGGAAATAAACCTATTTATCAGGAAAAAGCCATTCAACTCACCCAAGGACTGGCCGAACACGGTTTTGGCCTGGTATATGGCGGTGCGAGTATTGGCCTAATGGGCCAAGTGGCTGACACCATGATTCAGCATGGCGGAGAGGCAGTGGGAGTCATTCCCGAATTCATGCTGGATTATGAGATTGCCCATCATCAGCTGACCGAACTGCATATTGTGACCAGCATGCACCAGCGCAAAGCCCTTATGGCAGAACGTGCTTGTGCTTTTGTGGCCTTACCCGGCGGTCTGGGCACGTTTGAAGAAATTCTGGAAATTGCCACCTGGGGCCAGCTCAACCAGCACCAGAAGCCGATGATGTTGTATAACGTGAATGGTTTTTATGATCCGCTGATTGCCCAGCTTGATCTTGCAGTACAGGAAGGCTTCTTGCCACCCCAACACCGTGCCAAACTGATTGTGTGTGAACACGCTGACCAGATTTATAACAGCTTGCTGAATCTGGATACGCCAAAACGCTTTGTTGGCTAAGTCTTCCCGCATCAAAAAGCGGGCCTGATGCCCGCTTTTTGATGCCTATATTTTTACAATTTTCAAACCGCTTAACCCGAAATCAGATTATAGAACCACGGCAAGGTCGTCGCCAGAAATATACTGATTGCCAGACCTAACATCAGTTTCATGGCATCTTTGCTGACATTGCGGGAAGTACGGTGCTTGTTGACTTCATTAATTAGCATCGACATGGCAAATTCACGACCGGCCAGCAGTCCCAGGAATACCCAGGTAGTACTCATCGGGATATTGCTCCACTCTTTAAACACCAGCAGAATAAGCGCATACATAAAGTCAATGATGGTGGCAGCACGCACATCGGTCACGCCAGTTTTGGTATCAACAATATTCTGGATGGCGCCACCACGCTGATACAGGATGACACCCAGCAGCAGAACAAAGACAGAAATGGCAAATAGCAGGAATTCAAACGGCACCTGACGCGGCACATACACAAAGATATTGGCCAGATCCTGAATCAGCCACTGGCTCCACAGGAATGCCGTTGACAGCCATTGTAAGGCCACCCACAAACGGGAATGCTGCTGATCACGGGTTTCACTAAAATAAACCGACAGCTTGTTCACCACAAAGCGGTAGATGATGATTGCGGCAAAAAAAGCCACCGCATAGCCCATCATGGACTTGGTCAGCATTGAACCCAGACTGCTTGGGGAGAAAATTGTCAGGACCAGGAATGTGGTACTGACCGGAATACCGTATTTGGTCAGGAGAATCAGGAGCAGAGGTGGCACGACGTAGAGCCAGGTAATACCACCCTCAGGGAAAGGAATCGTTTCCAGACGGCCATAAGAGGCATCCCCGACACCAGAGCTATACCAGCCGTAGATCAGTACCACGACCAAAATAGTGCTGATATAAATCCACAACAGCCACCAGGGACGGTGGGAGTTTGACGAAATAAAAGTACCCAAGGTTTGGGGTACGTCATTCCCGACAATTGAATAGGCAGCTAAACAAAAGCCAATTACCATTAAAATTTCAATAGTCATAAAAAAAGAAGCCTATATCATCTGTGGACATTCACGAACCTATCGCTAACCCACCATAAAATTGTGACAATACTATGGCATCTTTATGACAGTTTAGTGAAAGCATTTAATTCTTTCAGTAAAAAAGAACCGGTTGTTTTAGCGCCTATTTATACTGGAAATTTAATTCTTATTTTAAGGTGATTGAGATAGCTATGATGTTCAATAAGGACTCCTCTGTATAATAACTTCATCCGTTCCAGTTTTACAGGGCTTTTCCATAAACACCTGGCAATACCGCATACAGCCCACTGTCACTCGATTTTATACTTCAGCTTTATTGGAAACATCAACAATCTGCTCTCGGTCACTCCGCTGCACTCACTGTTTATTTACTGTTTTGTGACCACATCGTGTAAGAAATATTGTCTACTTTCCCACCGCCCTGCACTTTGCTTTACACTATAATTCAATTACATATTTAGACTTAATTGCCCAGAATCAATCGAATGAATGCCGCGCCGACTCATCAAGCCCTGCAACCCGAATTCAGACTTTTGGTCTTGCTGGTTTCTATCGGTTTTTTTATGCAGGGTCTGGACACCACCATTATCAATACTGCGTTGCCTGCCATTGCAGCCAACCTGCAGGA
The nucleotide sequence above comes from Acinetobacter sp. 10FS3-1. Encoded proteins:
- the parC gene encoding DNA topoisomerase IV subunit A: MTSLAHHATENRSVAEFTEQAYLNYAMYVIMDRALPHISDGLKPVQRRIVYAMSELGLKWTSKPKKSARTVGDVLGKYHPHGDLACYEAMVLMAQPFSYRYPFIEGQGNWGSADDPKSFAAMRYTEAKLSQYSELLLSELGQGTCDWQDNFDGSMKEPVNLPARVPNILLNGTTGIAVGMATDIPPHNLREVVKGTIALIRNPNLTDVKIAEYIPAPDLPTKAEIITPPAELLKIQTTGRGSYRMRAVYTIDKNEIVITELPYQVSGSKIITQIADQMQAKKLPLVTDVRDESDHENPTRLVIVLRSNRIDAESVMSHLFATTDLESSYRVNMNMIGADGRPQVKSIRRILLEWIEIRKTTVTRRLQYHLNKIEKRLHILGGLIIAYLNIDEVIQIIREEDQPKPVLMARFQIDEIQAEAILELKLRHLAKLEEMELRREQEELEAKAAVIREQLANPESLKTLIISELKEDAKKFGDDRRSPIVQRAEAAAIDESEMLPADPVTVVLSEAGWIRCAKGHEVDAEKLNYRAGDQYLSHAQGKSNQRVYVLDETGRSYALPINSLPSARGLGEPLSSKLSPASGVGFKQVLVAEDETEILAISSKGYGFKTQAKQLDTNAKAGKAFLNLSEGAQIMNLQSVDSAAYLALLSSAGRLLLVELSELPVLNKGKGNKLIQLEDKDQVLSMAILNLDEMLQVFAGQQQLKLKGDDLQKYIGKRGAKGHLLPRGYQKANKLLIQR
- a CDS encoding MFS transporter, with the protein product MDLVSRLQRLPIGKFHYTLLVVIGLGWMFDAMDTGLISFILAKMAEDWQMSADEKSWVVSIGFVGMAIGAICSGGLADRWGRKTVFAGTLVVYSLATAACAFAPNLTWLLVCRFVVGLGLGGQLPVAVTLVSEYIPAHVRGRFIVLLESFWGLGWLCAALIAYFVIPTFDWHTAFLVGGIPALYAIVIWKMVPESIPFLINRGRLDEAHALVRKIEAQCGVEVIEIFEVKPVAEKQNISFSQLWSGIFARRTLMLWLIWFGIIFSYYGIFTWLPSLLVKEGYSIVQSFEYVLIMILAQLPGYLVAAWLVEKLGRKLTLAGFIGMCALSAYFFGQSGSVTEIVVWGCLMSFFNLGAWGVLYTYTPEQYPTNIRAFGSGWAGAIGRLGGIVAPFAVTHLMTMPSGFSYVFTMFTGVLILVALVILILGEETKGRTLESMGL
- a CDS encoding YchJ family protein, which translates into the protein MNMSGCPCGLGEYESCCEPLHKGQQAAITAEQLMRSRYSAFARQQIDYIQSTTALGQQQALDIPAIRDWSVSNQWLQLDIVQTNEKLDKSHALVEFKAHFHDGKQVQVHHEVSHFVKQAGRWYFLDPTLEQTLTMKQPCICGSGKKLKQCCEQFL
- a CDS encoding TerC family protein encodes the protein MIFEWMSDPSAWVGLLTLVVLEIVLGIDNLVFIAILAEKLPPEQRNTARIVGLMLALLMRLVLLASIAWVVTLTEPLFHILEHPFSGRDLILLFGGVFLLFKGTMELHERIESKPHVKEENPVHAVFWMVIVQIVVLDAVFSLDSVITAVGMVDHLSIMMIAVVIAVGIMLWASKALMDFVNKHPTVVILCLGFLMMIGFSLVVEGFGFHIPKGYLYAAIGFSVIVEFVNQTMRRNQEKMVTTTDLRYRTASAVMRMLGGKPAKDTDHPEPEDVLATRAFADEVFDSENSVYHSVMVQGVLGLSERPVKSVMTPRPELEWIDLNESEDSIKNQLLNMSHSRLIVAHGELDNIAGVVLTHKVLNEYIETGLLDFKKHLREPVIVHENVQVLMVMDQLRQAPLQMALVLNEYGSIEGIATPIDVLEAIAGEFPDEDALEASAESLEDGSLLLEGSIDIRHVSLLLDRDLVNELEEYSTLSGYILFHMGRLPENGEKFTADGHIFEVVTMDGHKIEKVHIIPQVPSSD
- a CDS encoding TIGR00730 family Rossman fold protein, giving the protein MQSVKEMTDYFKDNSPKTTRPLVALYCGSRAGNKPIYQEKAIQLTQGLAEHGFGLVYGGASIGLMGQVADTMIQHGGEAVGVIPEFMLDYEIAHHQLTELHIVTSMHQRKALMAERACAFVALPGGLGTFEEILEIATWGQLNQHQKPMMLYNVNGFYDPLIAQLDLAVQEGFLPPQHRAKLIVCEHADQIYNSLLNLDTPKRFVG
- a CDS encoding trimeric intracellular cation channel family protein; this encodes MLLLIIYIIAITAEAMTGALSAGQRSMDWFGVMLIACVTALGGGSVRDVLLGHYPLTWVKHPEYLVLTCCAAFVTILIAKWMRHLRNIFLILDALGLIGFTIIGCQIALEMGHGFVVSAVAGVLTGVSGGILRDILCNDVPLVFRRELYASISFVSVIFYWLCTHIGMSLEVTVISTLIFGFSLRLIAIYFGLEMPKFIYKDNDEQSASSKDAS